One Streptococcus sp. DTU_2020_1001019_1_SI_AUS_MUR_006 DNA window includes the following coding sequences:
- the ilvC gene encoding ketol-acid reductoisomerase, translated as MAVQMEYEKDVKVAALDGKKIAVIGYGSQGHAHAQNLRDSGRDVIIGVRPGKSFDKAKEDGFDTYTVAEATKLADVIMILAPDEIQQELYEAEIAPNLEAGNAVGFAHGFNIHFEFIKVPADVDVFMCAPKGPGHLVRRTYEEGFGVPALYAVYQDATGNAKDIAMDWCKGVGAARVGLLETTYKEETEEDLFGEQAVLCGGLTALIEAGFEVLTEAGYAPELAYFEVLHEMKLIVDLIYEGGFKKMRQSISNTAEYGDYVSGPRVITEQVKENMKAVLADIQNGKFANDFVNDYKAGRPKLTAYREQAANLEIEKVGAELRKAMPFVGKNDDDAFKIYN; from the coding sequence ATGGCAGTTCAAATGGAATACGAAAAAGATGTAAAAGTAGCAGCACTTGACGGTAAAAAAATCGCCGTTATCGGTTATGGTTCACAAGGTCATGCTCACGCTCAAAACTTGCGTGATTCAGGTCGTGATGTGATCATCGGTGTACGCCCAGGTAAATCTTTTGACAAAGCAAAAGAAGATGGTTTTGATACATATACAGTAGCAGAAGCAACTAAGTTGGCTGATGTTATCATGATCTTGGCTCCAGACGAAATCCAACAAGAATTGTACGAAGCAGAAATTGCACCAAACTTGGAAGCTGGAAATGCAGTTGGTTTTGCACATGGTTTCAACATCCACTTCGAATTCATCAAAGTTCCTGCAGATGTTGATGTCTTCATGTGTGCTCCTAAAGGACCAGGACACTTGGTACGTCGTACTTACGAAGAAGGATTTGGTGTTCCAGCGCTTTACGCTGTCTACCAAGATGCTACAGGAAATGCTAAAGACATCGCTATGGACTGGTGTAAAGGTGTTGGTGCAGCTCGTGTAGGTCTTCTTGAAACAACTTACAAAGAAGAAACTGAAGAAGATTTGTTTGGTGAACAAGCAGTACTTTGTGGTGGTTTGACTGCCCTTATTGAAGCTGGTTTTGAAGTCTTGACAGAAGCTGGTTATGCTCCAGAATTGGCTTACTTTGAAGTTCTTCACGAAATGAAATTGATCGTTGACTTGATCTACGAAGGTGGATTCAAGAAAATGCGTCAATCAATTTCAAACACTGCTGAATATGGTGACTATGTTTCAGGTCCACGTGTAATCACTGAACAAGTCAAAGAAAATATGAAAGCAGTTCTTGCGGACATCCAAAATGGTAAATTCGCCAACGACTTTGTAAACGACTACAAAGCTGGACGTCCAAAATTGACTGCCTACCGTGAACAAGCAGCTAACCTTGAAATTGAAAAAGTTGGTGCAGAATTGCGTAAAGCAATGCCATTTGTCGGTAAAAACGACGATGATGCATTCAAGATCTACAACTAA
- the ilvA gene encoding threonine ammonia-lyase IlvA: MLSAKDVVKAHKILSGVVANTPLDYDHYLSEKYGAKIYLKKENAQRVRSFKIRGAYYAISQLTKEERERGVVCASAGNHAQGVAYTCNEMKIPATIFMPITTPQQKIGQVRFFGGDFVTIKLVGDTFDASAKAAQDFTVAENRTFIDPFDDPYVQAGQGTVAYEILEEARKESIEFDTVLVPVGGGGLISGVSTYIKETNPQIEVIGVEAEGARSMKAAFEAGGPVKLKEIDKFADGIAVQKVGQLTYEATRKHVETLIGVDEGLISETLIDLYSKQGIVAEPAGAASVAALEVLSDYIKGKTICCIISGGNNDINRMPEMEERALIYDGIKHYFVVNFPQRPGALREFVNDILGPHDDITRFEYIKRASKGTGPVLIGIALADKHDYAGLIHRMEKFDPSYINLNGNETLYNMLV, translated from the coding sequence ATGCTAAGTGCAAAAGATGTGGTGAAAGCCCACAAGATTTTGAGTGGTGTAGTAGCCAATACGCCACTTGACTACGATCATTATTTATCCGAAAAATACGGAGCGAAAATTTATCTTAAAAAGGAAAATGCTCAACGTGTCCGTTCTTTTAAAATTCGTGGGGCTTATTACGCAATTTCCCAATTGACAAAAGAGGAGCGTGAACGTGGTGTAGTGTGTGCTTCAGCGGGCAATCACGCTCAAGGAGTTGCCTACACATGTAATGAGATGAAGATTCCTGCAACAATCTTTATGCCAATTACGACACCTCAACAGAAAATTGGTCAGGTTCGTTTCTTTGGAGGAGATTTTGTTACGATCAAATTAGTAGGGGATACTTTTGATGCTTCAGCCAAGGCTGCTCAAGACTTTACCGTAGCTGAAAATCGTACTTTTATTGATCCCTTTGATGATCCCTATGTTCAAGCTGGTCAGGGTACGGTAGCCTATGAAATTTTAGAAGAAGCTCGTAAAGAATCTATTGAATTTGATACTGTCTTGGTACCTGTTGGAGGCGGAGGTCTCATTTCAGGTGTTTCTACTTATATTAAAGAAACAAATCCTCAGATTGAGGTCATTGGAGTAGAGGCAGAAGGTGCTCGTTCTATGAAGGCTGCCTTTGAAGCTGGAGGACCGGTTAAACTTAAAGAAATTGATAAGTTTGCGGATGGAATTGCTGTGCAAAAGGTAGGACAGTTGACCTATGAAGCAACACGCAAACATGTAGAAACTCTTATCGGTGTAGATGAAGGCTTGATTTCTGAGACCTTAATTGATCTTTATTCTAAACAAGGTATCGTAGCAGAACCTGCGGGTGCTGCTAGTGTTGCAGCTCTAGAAGTATTATCCGATTATATTAAAGGCAAGACTATTTGTTGTATCATTTCTGGAGGGAATAATGACATTAACCGTATGCCAGAGATGGAAGAACGTGCCTTGATTTATGATGGTATCAAGCATTACTTTGTAGTGAATTTCCCACAACGTCCGGGAGCACTTCGAGAGTTTGTAAATGATATCTTAGGACCTCATGATGATATTACTCGTTTTGAATATATCAAACGAGCTAGCAAGGGAACTGGTCCAGTACTAATAGGGATTGCACTTGCTGATAAACATGATTATGCGGGATTGATTCATCGAATGGAAAAATTTGACCCGTCTTATATTAACTTGAATGGGAATGAGACCCTATATAATATGCTTGTTTAA
- a CDS encoding SPFH domain-containing protein: MVLKVILVLIILMLIVGAILMSSIYVVRQQSVAIIERFGKYQKLSNSGIHLRAPFGIDKIAARVQLRLLQSEIVVETKTQDNVFVTMNVATQYRVNEQNVTDAYYKLMRPEAQIKSYIEDALRSSVPKLTLDELFEKKDEIALEVQKQVAEEMSTYGYIIVKTLITKVEPDAEVKQSMNEINAAQRKRVAAQELAEADKIKIVTAAEAEAEKDRLHGVGIAEQRKAIVDGLADSIKELKGANVELTEEQIMSILLTNQYLDTLNNFAEKQGNNTIFLPANPNGVEDIRTHILSALKAK; this comes from the coding sequence ATGGTTTTAAAAGTTATACTTGTTCTAATTATTCTAATGCTTATTGTAGGAGCTATATTAATGAGCTCAATCTATGTTGTTCGCCAACAATCAGTAGCTATCATTGAACGATTTGGTAAGTATCAAAAATTGAGCAATAGTGGTATTCACCTAAGAGCACCATTTGGGATTGATAAAATTGCAGCTCGTGTACAACTGCGTCTCTTGCAAAGTGAGATCGTTGTGGAAACCAAGACTCAAGATAACGTATTTGTGACGATGAATGTTGCGACACAGTACCGAGTAAATGAACAAAATGTTACAGATGCTTACTATAAACTAATGAGACCTGAGGCTCAAATCAAATCTTATATTGAAGACGCATTGCGCTCATCAGTTCCTAAGTTAACTTTGGATGAATTGTTTGAGAAAAAGGATGAAATTGCATTAGAAGTTCAAAAACAAGTAGCGGAAGAAATGTCAACGTATGGGTACATTATCGTCAAAACGCTCATTACCAAAGTAGAGCCGGATGCGGAAGTCAAGCAATCAATGAATGAAATCAATGCTGCTCAACGTAAGAGAGTAGCAGCACAAGAATTGGCCGAAGCAGATAAAATTAAGATCGTAACAGCGGCCGAAGCAGAGGCAGAAAAGGATCGCCTACATGGTGTGGGGATCGCAGAGCAACGAAAAGCAATTGTTGATGGACTTGCTGATTCTATTAAAGAGTTAAAAGGAGCCAATGTTGAATTAACTGAAGAGCAAATCATGTCAATCTTGTTAACTAACCAGTATTTAGATACATTGAATAATTTTGCAGAAAAACAAGGTAATAATACAATTTTCTTACCAGCAAATCCTAACGGAGTTGAAGATATACGAACCCATATATTATCGGCTTTAAAAGCCAAGTAA
- a CDS encoding amino acid ABC transporter ATP-binding protein encodes MSQPILEIKHLKKSYGQNEVLKDISLTIHKGEVISIIGSSGSGKSTFLRSINLLETPTEGEILYHGENVLEKGYNLTHYREKLGMVFQSFNLFENLNVLENTIVAQTTVLKRERSEAEKIAKENLEKVGMGERYWQAKPKQLSGGQKQRVAIARALSMNPDAILFDEPTSALDPEMVGEVLKIMQELAQEGLTMIVVTHEMEFARDVSHRVIFMDKGVIAEEGKPEDLFTNPKEERTREFLQRYLG; translated from the coding sequence ATGAGTCAACCAATCCTTGAAATCAAACACCTCAAAAAATCCTACGGGCAAAACGAGGTCCTAAAAGACATCTCTCTCACTATTCATAAAGGAGAAGTGATTTCTATCATCGGTAGTTCCGGTAGTGGTAAATCAACCTTCCTACGTTCTATCAACCTTCTCGAAACACCAACTGAAGGTGAAATCCTTTATCACGGTGAAAACGTACTTGAAAAAGGGTATAACCTCACTCACTATCGTGAAAAACTAGGCATGGTTTTCCAATCCTTTAACCTCTTTGAAAATCTCAACGTTCTTGAAAATACAATTGTTGCACAGACAACCGTTCTCAAACGTGAACGATCAGAAGCAGAGAAAATTGCTAAAGAAAACCTTGAAAAAGTTGGAATGGGAGAGCGCTACTGGCAAGCTAAACCAAAACAACTTTCTGGTGGTCAAAAGCAACGTGTAGCCATTGCTCGCGCGCTTTCTATGAATCCTGATGCCATTCTCTTTGACGAGCCTACTTCAGCCCTTGACCCTGAAATGGTCGGTGAAGTTCTAAAAATCATGCAAGAACTAGCTCAAGAAGGCTTGACAATGATCGTTGTAACCCACGAAATGGAATTTGCTCGTGACGTATCACACCGTGTCATCTTTATGGACAAAGGTGTTATTGCAGAAGAAGGCAAACCTGAAGATTTATTTACAAATCCTAAAGAGGAACGTACAAGAGAATTTTTACAACGCTATTTGGGATAA
- a CDS encoding ABC transporter substrate-binding protein/permease — protein MKKLCLTILASLALTLGLVSQVQADEYLRIGMEAAYAPFNWTQDDDSNGAVKIDGTNQYANGYDVQIAKKIAKDLGKEPLVVKTKWEGLVPALTSGKIDMIIAGMSPTAERKQEIAFSSSYYTSEPVLLVKKDSAYANAKSLDDFSGAKITSQQGVYLYDLISQISGAQKETAMGDFAQMRQALEAGVIDAYVSERPEALTAESANAKFKMIQPEPGFKTGEEDTSIAIGLRKNDDRISQINASIETISKDEQVALMDRMIKEQPAESTTTEESNSNFFGQVAKILTENWQQLLRGAGITLLISIIGTIVGLAIGLAIGVFRTAPLSENQFIFSIQKLFGWILNIYIEIFRGTPMIVQSMVIYYGTAQAFGINLDRTLAAIFIVSINTGAYMTEIVRGGILAVDKGQFEAATALGMTHNQTMRKIVLPQVVRNILPATGNEFVINIKDTSVLNVISVVELYFSGNTVATQTYQYFQTFTIIAVIYFILTFTVTRILRFIEKRMDMDTYTTGANQMQTEDLK, from the coding sequence ATGAAAAAATTATGCTTAACTATCCTTGCTAGCCTGGCCCTTACTTTAGGACTAGTTAGCCAGGTCCAAGCCGATGAATATTTACGCATCGGTATGGAGGCAGCCTACGCACCCTTTAACTGGACTCAAGATGACGACAGTAACGGCGCTGTCAAAATCGATGGAACCAACCAATATGCTAATGGTTACGACGTCCAAATAGCTAAAAAGATTGCTAAGGACCTAGGCAAAGAGCCTTTGGTTGTTAAAACCAAGTGGGAAGGACTTGTTCCAGCCCTTACTTCTGGTAAGATTGATATGATCATTGCAGGTATGAGCCCAACTGCTGAACGCAAACAAGAAATTGCATTTTCAAGCAGCTACTATACTAGCGAACCAGTACTTTTGGTCAAAAAGGATTCTGCCTATGCTAACGCCAAATCATTAGATGACTTTAGCGGAGCAAAAATCACTTCTCAACAAGGTGTTTACCTTTATGATTTGATTTCACAAATCTCAGGCGCTCAGAAGGAAACTGCCATGGGAGATTTCGCCCAAATGCGTCAAGCTCTTGAAGCTGGTGTCATTGATGCCTACGTTTCTGAACGTCCTGAAGCCCTAACTGCCGAATCAGCAAACGCTAAGTTCAAAATGATTCAGCCTGAACCTGGTTTTAAAACTGGTGAAGAAGATACATCTATCGCTATTGGACTTCGTAAAAATGATGACCGTATTAGCCAAATCAACGCCAGTATTGAAACCATTTCTAAAGATGAACAAGTTGCGCTCATGGATCGTATGATCAAAGAACAACCAGCAGAATCAACAACGACAGAAGAAAGCAACAGTAATTTCTTTGGCCAAGTCGCTAAAATTCTGACTGAAAACTGGCAACAACTCTTGCGTGGTGCTGGTATTACCCTTCTCATTTCAATTATCGGTACCATAGTTGGTCTCGCTATCGGTCTTGCTATCGGTGTCTTCCGTACAGCACCTCTATCTGAAAACCAATTTATCTTTAGTATTCAAAAACTATTCGGTTGGATTCTCAATATCTACATCGAAATTTTCCGTGGAACACCTATGATTGTACAATCTATGGTTATCTATTATGGAACTGCTCAAGCTTTCGGGATCAATCTAGACCGTACGCTAGCTGCTATCTTTATCGTTTCGATCAACACTGGTGCCTACATGACAGAAATCGTCCGTGGTGGTATCCTAGCTGTTGATAAGGGACAATTTGAAGCAGCAACTGCACTTGGTATGACTCATAACCAGACCATGCGTAAGATTGTTTTGCCTCAAGTTGTTCGAAATATTCTACCAGCGACTGGTAATGAGTTCGTCATCAACATCAAGGATACTTCTGTATTGAACGTTATCTCTGTTGTAGAACTTTACTTCTCAGGAAACACGGTGGCAACACAAACCTACCAGTACTTCCAAACCTTTACCATCATCGCAGTTATCTACTTTATCCTCACCTTCACAGTAACGCGTATCCTACGCTTCATCGAAAAACGTATGGATATGGATACCTACACGACAGGTGCTAACCAAATGCAAACGGAGGATTTGAAATAA
- a CDS encoding DUF2207 domain-containing protein, with protein MKKRWLIVLMFTCLIIVPKLVFAVDFSIPSYKGELYIHADNTAEFRQKIVYQFEDDFNGQIVGLGRAGKMPSGFEIDPHPKVEAFKNGHKIENLTSEVTEETNGYTVKVYNPGQEGDRVEVELTWHLKNLLFLYNDIAELNWQPLTDSSESIEKFEFHVRGDKGTEKLFFHTGQLFREGRIEQSGPDYTIRLDNLPSKRGVELHAYWPRTDFASAMDQGLKGNRLEEFNKIEDSIVREKEQSKQLVTWVFPSILSISLLLSTCFYFIYRRKTTPSVKYAKNHRLYEPPMELEPMVLSEAVYSTSLEEVSPLIKGAGKFTFNQLIQATLLDVIDRGNVSIILEGDAVTLRLVKEDGLASFERTCLNLVFSGKKDVAVSDLFADYRVSESLYRGAKATDEKRIQTKGRKLKYSFERALKEMQEGVKDRVSFLGLPAYYRPLTSGEKVLQVSMGVSTIFPLIIGFGLFLYSLDVHGYLYLPLPILGSLGLMLAVFYYWKLRLDNRDGVLNEAGAEVYYLWTSFENMLREIARLDQAELESIVVWNRLLVYATLFGCADKVSHLMKVHQIQVENPDINLYVAYGWHNMFYHSTAQMSHYASVANTASTYSVSSSSGSSGGGFSGGGGGGSIGAF; from the coding sequence ATGAAAAAAAGATGGTTAATAGTACTTATGTTTACTTGTCTGATAATTGTTCCAAAATTGGTTTTTGCCGTGGATTTCAGCATTCCATCCTATAAAGGAGAACTGTATATTCATGCAGACAATACAGCGGAATTTAGGCAGAAGATAGTTTACCAGTTTGAGGATGATTTTAATGGCCAAATCGTGGGTCTTGGTCGTGCAGGCAAGATGCCTAGCGGATTTGAAATTGATCCTCATCCAAAGGTTGAGGCCTTTAAAAATGGTCATAAAATCGAAAATCTTACTAGCGAAGTGACAGAAGAAACGAATGGTTATACTGTTAAAGTTTATAATCCAGGTCAGGAAGGGGATAGGGTTGAAGTGGAACTTACCTGGCATTTGAAAAACCTTCTTTTCTTGTATAATGATATCGCTGAATTAAATTGGCAACCCTTAACAGATAGTTCAGAATCTATTGAAAAGTTTGAGTTTCATGTAAGGGGAGATAAGGGGACTGAAAAACTCTTTTTCCACACAGGGCAACTCTTTAGAGAGGGAAGGATTGAACAGAGTGGTCCTGACTATACGATTCGCTTAGACAATCTTCCGTCTAAGCGCGGAGTTGAGTTGCATGCCTACTGGCCTCGAACTGATTTTGCTAGCGCTATGGATCAGGGCTTAAAAGGGAATCGTTTAGAAGAGTTTAATAAGATAGAAGACTCGATTGTTAGAGAAAAAGAGCAGAGTAAACAACTCGTTACTTGGGTGTTTCCTTCAATACTTTCCATCTCCTTGTTATTGAGTACTTGCTTCTATTTTATCTATAGAAGAAAAACCACTCCTTCAGTCAAATATGCCAAAAATCATCGTCTCTATGAACCGCCGATGGAATTAGAGCCTATGGTTTTATCTGAAGCTGTTTACTCGACCTCCTTGGAGGAAGTAAGCCCTCTAATCAAAGGAGCAGGCAAATTCACCTTCAACCAGCTTATTCAGGCTACCTTACTAGATGTAATCGACCGTGGTAATGTCTCTATTATTTTAGAAGGAGATGCAGTTACTTTAAGGTTGGTAAAAGAAGATGGCTTGGCAAGCTTTGAGAGGACCTGTCTAAATCTGGTCTTTTCAGGTAAAAAAGACGTTGCTGTTTCCGATTTGTTTGCAGATTATAGGGTCTCTGAGAGCCTTTACCGTGGAGCGAAAGCTACTGATGAAAAACGGATTCAAACAAAAGGCCGTAAGCTCAAATATTCTTTTGAAAGAGCATTGAAAGAGATGCAAGAAGGGGTGAAGGACCGAGTCTCTTTCTTGGGGCTACCAGCTTATTATCGTCCCTTGACTAGCGGGGAAAAGGTCTTGCAAGTGAGTATGGGTGTTTCTACTATTTTCCCACTAATCATCGGATTTGGTTTGTTCTTGTACAGTTTGGACGTTCATGGCTATCTTTACCTCCCCTTGCCAATACTTGGCTCATTGGGTTTAATGTTGGCTGTTTTCTATTATTGGAAGCTTCGACTAGATAATCGTGATGGTGTCCTAAATGAAGCAGGAGCAGAGGTCTATTATCTTTGGACGAGTTTTGAAAATATGTTGCGGGAGATTGCACGATTGGATCAGGCTGAATTGGAAAGTATTGTAGTCTGGAATCGCCTACTGGTGTATGCAACCTTGTTTGGCTGTGCTGACAAGGTGAGCCATTTGATGAAGGTTCACCAGATCCAAGTTGAAAATCCAGATATCAATCTCTATGTAGCTTATGGCTGGCATAACATGTTTTATCATTCAACAGCGCAAATGAGCCATTATGCCAGTGTCGCAAATACGGCAAGTACTTACTCAGTATCTTCTAGTAGTGGAAGTTCTGGTGGTGGATTCTCTGGAGGCGGTGGCGGCGGCAGCATCGGTGCCTTTTAA
- a CDS encoding undecaprenyl-diphosphate phosphatase, with product MYLIEILKSIFFGIVEGITEWLPISSTGHLILAEEFIQYKDQSEAFMSMFNVVIQLGAILAVMVIYFNKLNPFKPGKDKVEIRRTWQLWSKVFVATLPLLLVFKFDDWFDTHFHNMVSVAIMLIVYGVAFIYLEKRNKAQAIEPTVTELDKLPYKTALYIGLFQVLALLPGTSRSGATIVGGLLNGTSRSVVTEFTFYLGIPVMFGASALKIFKFIKAGEVLSFGQFFLLLVAMVVAFAVSMVAIRFLTSYVKKHDFTVFGKYRIVLGSVLLLYSFVRLFV from the coding sequence ATGTATCTTATTGAAATTTTAAAATCTATCTTTTTTGGTATTGTTGAAGGAATTACGGAATGGTTGCCAATTTCAAGTACTGGTCACTTGATTTTGGCAGAAGAATTTATCCAGTATAAAGACCAGAGTGAAGCCTTCATGTCTATGTTTAACGTAGTCATTCAACTGGGAGCTATTTTAGCGGTTATGGTTATCTACTTTAACAAGCTTAATCCCTTCAAACCAGGCAAGGATAAAGTGGAAATCCGTAGAACTTGGCAGTTATGGTCCAAAGTTTTTGTAGCGACTCTTCCTCTTCTTTTAGTCTTTAAGTTTGATGATTGGTTTGATACTCACTTCCATAATATGGTTTCAGTAGCCATTATGTTGATTGTTTATGGGGTTGCCTTTATTTATCTTGAAAAACGCAATAAGGCACAAGCAATTGAGCCAACAGTAACTGAGCTAGATAAGTTGCCTTATAAAACAGCCCTCTATATCGGTCTTTTCCAAGTCTTGGCTCTTTTACCTGGGACTAGCCGTTCAGGTGCGACTATCGTTGGTGGTTTGTTAAATGGAACTAGTCGTTCAGTAGTAACTGAGTTTACCTTCTACCTAGGAATTCCAGTTATGTTTGGAGCCAGTGCTTTGAAGATTTTTAAATTTATTAAAGCAGGAGAAGTATTGAGCTTTGGTCAATTTTTCTTACTTCTAGTTGCTATGGTAGTCGCTTTTGCAGTCAGCATGGTTGCCATTCGTTTCTTGACCAGCTATGTTAAAAAACACGACTTTACAGTCTTCGGTAAATACCGTATTGTCCTTGGTAGTGTCTTGCTACTTTATAGCTTTGTACGATTATTTGTATAA
- the dinB gene encoding DNA polymerase IV has translation MLIFPLMNDLSRKIIHIDMDAFFAAVEIRDNPKLKGKPVVIGSDPRKTGGRGVVSTCSYEARAFGIHSAMSSKEAYERCPQAVFISGNYEKYIVVGQQIRAIFKRYTDNIEPMSIDEAYLDVTENKLGIKSAVKIARLIQQDIWQELHLTASAGVSYNKFLAKIASDYQKPRGLTVILPDEAEDFLKQMDIAKFHGVGKKTVEKLHQMGVFTGADLLKISEISLIDRFGRLGFDLYRKARGIDNSPVKSNRIRKSIGKEKTYSKILNLEEDIKKELTLLSERVALSLQKHEKSGKIVILKIRYADFSTITKRKSLSQKIQDAETISQMAIQLYESLTDKDKDVRLLGVTVTGF, from the coding sequence ATGTTGATTTTTCCACTAATGAATGATTTATCTCGTAAAATCATCCATATTGACATGGATGCCTTTTTTGCTGCTGTTGAAATTCGAGACAATCCCAAACTTAAAGGGAAGCCAGTTGTGATTGGTAGTGACCCTAGAAAAACTGGTGGTCGCGGAGTTGTTTCTACCTGTAGCTATGAAGCACGAGCATTTGGCATCCACTCAGCCATGAGTTCTAAAGAAGCCTATGAACGTTGCCCCCAAGCAGTTTTCATATCTGGAAACTACGAAAAATATATAGTTGTTGGTCAACAGATTCGAGCTATTTTCAAACGTTATACGGATAATATCGAGCCTATGAGTATCGATGAAGCTTATCTAGACGTGACTGAAAACAAACTCGGCATCAAGTCCGCTGTTAAAATTGCTCGACTAATTCAACAAGATATTTGGCAAGAACTTCATCTGACTGCTTCTGCTGGTGTGTCTTATAATAAATTCTTAGCTAAAATCGCTAGCGATTACCAAAAACCTCGAGGCCTGACAGTTATTCTTCCTGATGAAGCTGAAGATTTTCTCAAACAAATGGATATCGCTAAATTCCACGGCGTAGGTAAGAAAACAGTTGAAAAATTGCATCAAATGGGCGTATTCACAGGAGCTGATCTTTTAAAAATTTCTGAAATTAGTCTCATTGACCGTTTTGGTAGACTCGGTTTTGACCTGTATCGCAAGGCTCGTGGCATTGATAATTCTCCCGTCAAATCCAATCGCATTCGTAAGTCTATCGGAAAAGAAAAAACTTATAGTAAGATTCTCAATCTAGAAGAGGATATCAAAAAAGAGCTAACCCTCCTTTCGGAAAGAGTTGCCCTAAGTCTTCAAAAACATGAAAAATCTGGAAAGATTGTTATTTTAAAAATCCGCTATGCTGACTTTTCTACAATAACTAAGCGGAAAAGCTTATCTCAAAAGATCCAAGATGCTGAAACTATTTCACAAATGGCTATCCAACTTTACGAATCTCTGACGGATAAAGATAAAGACGTTCGCTTATTGGGTGTCACTGTGACTGGATTTTAA